A window of the Brassica napus cultivar Da-Ae chromosome C5, Da-Ae, whole genome shotgun sequence genome harbors these coding sequences:
- the LOC106418303 gene encoding protein RDM16 isoform X1, giving the protein MDKERYRSNRDDRDRDSSADRSPEREAGRRHRDGDSKRRDSDHHRSSRREDREDERDRARDRRRSVERSEREDRERSHEGSKDKETRSKRKDREEEKGNKEGKKRSRFSDGSGGGERRSRFEDESKNDQVSEGSRATNAASDVSTGVTSHSSLASETSLAPSQTLLTKVSSISTTDENKSIVRSHEVHGKSSTDGRTSGQSSSNLSLDALAKAKKAIQLGKGLADRFKKLSSANQGIKLASEGSPHARVPPSTTTPTASAGTSSASALPHAVLPGLGNKVNIEAVKRAQEVAARMGYRQDPEFPTIINYLLGQTPTETMAVQQKPAKAPVLRVDALGREIDEHGNVISVTKPSNLSTLKVNINKQKKDAFQILKPQLEVNPEENPHFDPRMGIDKNKILRPKRMSFQFVEEGKWTRDAESLKLRSQFGEAKARELKVKQAHLAKARDDINPNLIEVSERAPRKEKPKEIIPDVEWWDAAVLTNGVYGDIADGAITDSDLKTEKLTHYIEHPRPIEPPAEAAPPPPQPLKLTKREQKKLRTQRRLAKEKEKQEMIRQGLLEPPKAKVKMSNLMKVLGSEATQDPTKLEKEIRTAAAEREQAHTDRNAARKLTPAEKREKKERKLFDDPTTIETIVSVYKINKLSHPKTRFKVEMNARENRLTGCSVMTDEMSVVVVEGKSKAIKRYGKLMLRRINWAEAVKKDEKEGEEEDDDEEENGGNNKCWLVWQGSVAKPSFHRFLVQECLTESAAKKVFTDAGVAHYWDLAVNYTED; this is encoded by the exons ATGGATAAGGAGAGATACAGGAGCAACAGGGACGATCGCGATCGTGATTCGAGTGCGGATCGTTCGCCGGAACGCGAAGCCGGGCGCCGCCATCGCGATGGAGATTCGAAGCGTCGCGATTCAGATCACCACCGGTCATCGAGGCGCGAGGATAGGGAGGATGAGAGAGATAGAGCTCGGGACAGAAGGAGATCTGTGGAGAGAAGCGAGAGGGAAGATAGGGAGAGGTCTCACGAAGGAAGTAAAGATAAGGAAACGAGGAGCAAGAGGAAAGATAGAGAGGAGGAGAAGGGGAATAAGGAAGGGAAGAAGAGATCTAGGTTCTCTGATGGGAGTGGTGGTGGTGAGAGGAGAAGCAGGTTTGAGGATGAGAGCAAAAATGATCAAGTGAGTGAGGGTTCTAGGGCTACGAACGCAGCTAGTGACGTCTCCACT GGCGTCACTTCACATAGTTCTTTAGCTTCGGAAACGTCTTTAGCCCCTAGTCAAACCCTGCTCACTAAGGTATCTTCAATATCCACAACGGATGAAAATAAGAGTATTGTCAGGTCTCATGAGGTTCATGGAAAATCTAGTACAGATGGAAGAACATCCGGGCAAAGTAGTTCAAACTTGTCTCTTGATGCCTTAGCTAAAGCTAAGAAAGCTATTCAGCTTGGAAAGGGATTAGCCGACAGGTTTAAGAAACTTtcttcg GCGAATCAAGGTATTAAGTTAGCTTCAGAAGGTAGCCCACATGCTAGAGTGCCACCATCGACTACCACTCCTACTGCCTCTGCGGGAACATCTTCTGCTTCAGCATTACCACATGCTGTCTTACCTGGCCTTGGGAATAAGGTCAACATTGAAGCTGTTAAGAGAGCTCAGGAGGTGGCAGCTAGGATGGGATACCGTCAGGATCCAGAGTTTCCTACCATTATCAATTATCTTCTAGGACAGACACCTACAGAGACGATGGCTGTTCAACAGAAACCTGCGAAGGCTCCTGTTCTGCGTGTGGATGCACTTGGAAGGGAGATAGATGAACATGGGAATGTGATTAGTGTGACTAAGCCAAGCAATCTTAGTACATTAAAG GTTAACATCAACAAACAGAAGAAAGATGCTTTTCAGATTCTTAAACCTCAACTGGAAGTAAATCCAGAAGAAAACCCCCATTTTGATCCGAGGATGGGGATTGataaaaacaagattttgaGGCCCAAGCGTATGAGTTTTCAGTTTGTTGAGGAAGGTAAATGGACAAGGGATGCTGAGAGTTTGAAGTTGAGG AGTCAATTTGGTGAAGCAAAAGCAAGAGAGCTGAAGGTGAAGCAAGCGCATCTGGCTAAGGCCAGGGATGATATAAATCCAAATTTGATAGAGGTATCAGAACGTGCCCCGAGAAAAGAGAAACCCAAGGAGATAATCCCAGATGTTGAGTGGTG GGATGCTGCTGTTCTCACAAATGGCGTGTATGGTGACATAGCTGATGGTGCCATTACCGATAGCGATCTGAAGACAGAAAAACTCACACATTACATAGAGCATCCCCGTCCCATAGAGCCACCTGCAGAAGCAGCGCCTCCACCACCCCAGCCTCTTAAACTGACAAAGAGGGAACAGAAGAAACTTCGAACCCAGAGGCGTCTGgcaaaagaaaaggagaaacaGGAGATGATCAGACAAGGGTTGCTTGAACCACCAAAAGCAAAGGTGAAAATGAGCAATCTGATGAAGGTTCTTGGGTCTGAAGCAACGCAAGACCCAACCAAGCTCGAGAAGGAAATCCGCACAGCAGCTGCGGAACGTGAACAAGCTCACACAGACAGGAACGCAGCACGGAAGCTAACACCTGCAGAGAAACGTgagaagaaagagaggaagCTTTTCGATGATCCAACAACTATCGAGACGATAGTGTCTGTGTACAAGATCAACAAGCTCTCTCATCCTAAAACGAGATTCAAGGTGGAGATGAATGCTAGGGAGAACAGATTAACGGGTTGTAGCGTGATGACAGATGAAATGAGTGTGGTTGTAGTGGAGGGTAAGAGCAAAGCCATAAAGAGATACGGGAAGCTGATGCTGAGGCGGATAAACTGGGCAGAGGCAGTGAAGAAGGATGAGAAggaaggagaggaagaagatgatgacgaAGAAGAGAATGGCGGAAACAATAAGTGCTGGTTGGTTTGGCAAGGAAGCGTTGCGAAACCGAGTTTTCATAGGTTTCTCGTACAAGAGTGCTTAACGGAATCTGCTGCCAAGAAAGTTTTCACGGATGCTGGTGTCGCTCACTACTGGGACCTCGCTGTCAACTACACCGAAGACTAA
- the LOC106418303 gene encoding protein RDM16 isoform X2 — protein MGYRQDPEFPTIINYLLGQTPTETMAVQQKPAKAPVLRVDALGREIDEHGNVISVTKPSNLSTLKVNINKQKKDAFQILKPQLEVNPEENPHFDPRMGIDKNKILRPKRMSFQFVEEGKWTRDAESLKLRSQFGEAKARELKVKQAHLAKARDDINPNLIEVSERAPRKEKPKEIIPDVEWWDAAVLTNGVYGDIADGAITDSDLKTEKLTHYIEHPRPIEPPAEAAPPPPQPLKLTKREQKKLRTQRRLAKEKEKQEMIRQGLLEPPKAKVKMSNLMKVLGSEATQDPTKLEKEIRTAAAEREQAHTDRNAARKLTPAEKREKKERKLFDDPTTIETIVSVYKINKLSHPKTRFKVEMNARENRLTGCSVMTDEMSVVVVEGKSKAIKRYGKLMLRRINWAEAVKKDEKEGEEEDDDEEENGGNNKCWLVWQGSVAKPSFHRFLVQECLTESAAKKVFTDAGVAHYWDLAVNYTED, from the exons ATGGGATACCGTCAGGATCCAGAGTTTCCTACCATTATCAATTATCTTCTAGGACAGACACCTACAGAGACGATGGCTGTTCAACAGAAACCTGCGAAGGCTCCTGTTCTGCGTGTGGATGCACTTGGAAGGGAGATAGATGAACATGGGAATGTGATTAGTGTGACTAAGCCAAGCAATCTTAGTACATTAAAG GTTAACATCAACAAACAGAAGAAAGATGCTTTTCAGATTCTTAAACCTCAACTGGAAGTAAATCCAGAAGAAAACCCCCATTTTGATCCGAGGATGGGGATTGataaaaacaagattttgaGGCCCAAGCGTATGAGTTTTCAGTTTGTTGAGGAAGGTAAATGGACAAGGGATGCTGAGAGTTTGAAGTTGAGG AGTCAATTTGGTGAAGCAAAAGCAAGAGAGCTGAAGGTGAAGCAAGCGCATCTGGCTAAGGCCAGGGATGATATAAATCCAAATTTGATAGAGGTATCAGAACGTGCCCCGAGAAAAGAGAAACCCAAGGAGATAATCCCAGATGTTGAGTGGTG GGATGCTGCTGTTCTCACAAATGGCGTGTATGGTGACATAGCTGATGGTGCCATTACCGATAGCGATCTGAAGACAGAAAAACTCACACATTACATAGAGCATCCCCGTCCCATAGAGCCACCTGCAGAAGCAGCGCCTCCACCACCCCAGCCTCTTAAACTGACAAAGAGGGAACAGAAGAAACTTCGAACCCAGAGGCGTCTGgcaaaagaaaaggagaaacaGGAGATGATCAGACAAGGGTTGCTTGAACCACCAAAAGCAAAGGTGAAAATGAGCAATCTGATGAAGGTTCTTGGGTCTGAAGCAACGCAAGACCCAACCAAGCTCGAGAAGGAAATCCGCACAGCAGCTGCGGAACGTGAACAAGCTCACACAGACAGGAACGCAGCACGGAAGCTAACACCTGCAGAGAAACGTgagaagaaagagaggaagCTTTTCGATGATCCAACAACTATCGAGACGATAGTGTCTGTGTACAAGATCAACAAGCTCTCTCATCCTAAAACGAGATTCAAGGTGGAGATGAATGCTAGGGAGAACAGATTAACGGGTTGTAGCGTGATGACAGATGAAATGAGTGTGGTTGTAGTGGAGGGTAAGAGCAAAGCCATAAAGAGATACGGGAAGCTGATGCTGAGGCGGATAAACTGGGCAGAGGCAGTGAAGAAGGATGAGAAggaaggagaggaagaagatgatgacgaAGAAGAGAATGGCGGAAACAATAAGTGCTGGTTGGTTTGGCAAGGAAGCGTTGCGAAACCGAGTTTTCATAGGTTTCTCGTACAAGAGTGCTTAACGGAATCTGCTGCCAAGAAAGTTTTCACGGATGCTGGTGTCGCTCACTACTGGGACCTCGCTGTCAACTACACCGAAGACTAA